The following proteins come from a genomic window of Gemmatimonadota bacterium:
- a CDS encoding enoyl-CoA hydratase, which produces MTAIATDAPFVLREQRGPVLHLTLNRGDRFNPLSTAMIAALQVELAAARSSDARVIVLGAAGRGFSAGHDLKEMRANADDGGWQNRLFDSCSRLMVALTQMPQPVIARVHGLATAAGCQLVSMCDLAVAADTATFALPGINVGIFCSTPAVGVGRNVPRKRAMELLLTGQPIDAATAAAWGLVNRVVPAADLDAEIAKFTDVIGGRSAATIALGKRVFYQQIDAGLDSAYSMAGGAMASNMGFADAAEGIDAFIGKRPPAWQNR; this is translated from the coding sequence ATGACCGCTATCGCCACTGACGCACCGTTCGTCCTCCGGGAGCAACGGGGACCGGTACTCCACCTGACGCTCAACCGGGGCGACCGGTTCAATCCGCTTTCCACGGCCATGATCGCGGCCCTTCAGGTCGAACTCGCCGCGGCCCGAAGCAGCGACGCCCGAGTCATCGTCTTAGGGGCCGCGGGCCGGGGGTTCTCGGCCGGCCATGATCTCAAGGAGATGCGGGCGAATGCCGATGATGGGGGCTGGCAGAACCGGCTGTTCGACAGTTGCAGCCGGTTGATGGTGGCCCTGACCCAGATGCCCCAGCCGGTCATCGCCCGGGTGCATGGGCTGGCGACGGCGGCGGGCTGCCAACTGGTCTCGATGTGCGACCTGGCGGTCGCGGCGGACACGGCCACGTTCGCGCTGCCGGGAATCAATGTGGGGATTTTCTGTTCCACGCCGGCGGTTGGGGTGGGCCGGAACGTGCCCCGAAAGCGGGCCATGGAACTCCTGCTGACCGGCCAGCCGATCGACGCGGCCACCGCCGCCGCTTGGGGCTTGGTCAACCGAGTGGTCCCGGCCGCCGACCTCGATGCCGAGATTGCGAAGTTCACCGACGTAATCGGAGGGCGGAGTGCCGCCACGATCGCGCTGGGCAAACGGGTCTTCTACCAGCAAATCGACGCCGGGCTCGACTCGGCCTACTCCATGGCGGGCGGGGCGATGGCGTCGAACATGGGTTTCGCCGATGCCGCCGAGGGGATTGACGCGTTCATCGGCAAGCGGCCGCCGGCGTGGCAGAATCGCTGA
- a CDS encoding PqqD family protein: protein MGVRWFSSLKETGQYRRSADVRAVSHGDKMVLMNLFSEQLYSLDGVACRGWDLLDAPATRAGLTDTLAAEFDAPHDEILNDLDGLLADLV from the coding sequence ATGGGTGTCCGGTGGTTTTCGTCCCTGAAGGAAACCGGCCAGTATCGCCGGTCGGCCGATGTCCGAGCGGTCAGCCACGGCGACAAGATGGTGCTGATGAACCTCTTTTCGGAACAGCTCTATTCGCTCGACGGGGTGGCCTGCCGAGGGTGGGATCTGCTCGACGCTCCGGCCACGAGGGCCGGTTTGACGGACACCCTTGCCGCCGAGTTCGACGCGCCCCACGACGAGATCCTGAATGATCTCGACGGACTCCTGGCCGATTTGGTTTAA
- a CDS encoding aminotransferase class III-fold pyridoxal phosphate-dependent enzyme, whose translation MTDSLTGPEIIALTKRHTLYEWSAQSKVDPIAIARAEGIYFWTPEGKRFFDFNSQLMSVNIGHGDRRVVDAIAQQLATLAYANPFMATEPRARLGAKLAELCPGDIDTFFFTNGGAEANENAVKLARFYTGRHKIMARYRSYHGATAGAITLTGDPRRWAAEPGMPGVIRFPDEYHGIQRGWDPVDRSLAAIEEIIQLEGPSTIAGLILEAVTGTNGILIPQPGYLEGIRALCTKYGILMIVDEVMSGFGRTGKWFAVDHWNVVPDLLTMAKGLTSSYLPLGALGMRRHLAEHFNDKVFYGGLTYNSHPTCCAAALATIDVMEADQLVENAARIGGVMQQLLAELAAKHRSVGAVRSIGLFGIIELVRNRQTMEPMAPFNGTSEEMGALNRFFREEGLYTMVRWNYFFTNPPLCVTEAELREGFAIIDRGLDITDRAVQG comes from the coding sequence ATGACCGACTCCCTGACCGGCCCCGAGATCATCGCGCTGACCAAGCGGCACACTCTCTACGAGTGGTCGGCTCAGTCCAAGGTCGATCCCATCGCGATCGCCCGCGCCGAGGGGATCTATTTCTGGACCCCGGAAGGGAAGCGCTTCTTCGATTTCAATAGCCAGCTGATGTCGGTCAACATCGGCCACGGCGACCGGCGGGTTGTCGACGCGATCGCTCAACAACTCGCGACCTTGGCCTACGCCAACCCGTTCATGGCCACGGAACCACGGGCCCGGCTGGGCGCCAAGCTCGCCGAACTGTGTCCCGGTGACATCGATACCTTCTTTTTCACCAACGGCGGCGCGGAGGCCAACGAGAACGCCGTGAAGCTGGCTCGGTTCTACACCGGCCGCCACAAGATCATGGCCCGGTATCGCTCGTATCATGGCGCAACCGCCGGCGCGATTACCCTGACCGGCGACCCACGGCGATGGGCCGCCGAACCCGGGATGCCCGGCGTGATTCGCTTTCCGGACGAATACCACGGGATTCAGCGCGGTTGGGATCCCGTGGACCGGTCGCTCGCGGCGATCGAGGAAATCATCCAGCTCGAAGGCCCGAGCACGATTGCCGGCCTGATTCTCGAGGCGGTGACGGGTACGAACGGGATTCTGATTCCCCAACCGGGCTACTTGGAAGGGATTCGGGCCCTCTGTACCAAATACGGGATCCTGATGATCGTCGACGAAGTGATGTCCGGCTTCGGGCGCACCGGGAAATGGTTTGCTGTCGATCATTGGAATGTAGTGCCGGATCTCCTCACTATGGCCAAAGGACTCACGAGCAGCTATCTGCCGCTTGGGGCCCTCGGGATGCGCCGCCATCTGGCCGAACACTTCAACGACAAGGTGTTCTACGGCGGTCTCACCTACAACAGCCACCCGACCTGCTGCGCGGCCGCGCTCGCGACCATCGACGTCATGGAAGCTGACCAGTTGGTGGAGAACGCGGCCCGGATCGGCGGCGTCATGCAACAGCTGCTGGCGGAACTCGCCGCCAAGCACCGGTCCGTCGGCGCGGTCCGGTCGATCGGCCTCTTCGGGATCATCGAGTTGGTTCGGAACCGCCAAACGATGGAGCCGATGGCCCCGTTCAACGGCACCTCCGAAGAGATGGGCGCGCTCAACCGCTTCTTTCGGGAAGAGGGCCTCTACACGATGGTCCGCTGGAACTACTTTTTCACCAACCCACCGCTCTGCGTCACTGAGGCCGAACTCCGAGAAGGGTTTGCGATCATCGACCGGGGCCTCGACATCACGGATCGCGCGGTGCAGGGTTGA
- a CDS encoding S9 family peptidase codes for MTKTTTTALLLGSLAAPLAGQVPAPLTDLVRRVFASNEFGARERFGPVEWIEQGAAYLAVEPSATTAGASDLVRYETATGARTIFVPAAQLMPRGRTEPLEIEEYTVSANGRQVLVFTNSARVWRQNTRGDFWVLDRQTGSLSKLGGPDAPASSLMYAKLSPAGDRAAYVRQGDIFVERLADGQVTKLTSGADSLHVNGMTDWVYEEEFSLRDGFRWSPDGAKIAYWRFDMTGVGTFNLFNATDSLYPFVTPVQYPKVGTTNSVVTVGVVSAEGGRTTWIEVPDDPRQNYIPRMEWAGPNEVVIQRMNRLQNTNRVFLANAASGRVTVVLTERDDAWVDVVDELTWLAKGKEFLWVSEADGWRHVYRVGRTGANRALITRGDYDVVGVTAVDEALGWLYFIASPDNATQRYLYRTRLDGAGTAERISPAHEPGTHGYTVAPNAKWAFHTYSSANRLPTIDLVGLPKHTVVRTMVNDTARQRSVAAVLARPVEFFKADVGGGVVLDGWMIKPKDFDSTKTYPLLMYVYGEPAGQTATDQWQGDSRIWYQAMADQGYVIATVDNRGTPAPRGRAWRKVVYQQIGVLSSQEQAEAVRVLTRTRSYLDPSRVAIWGWSGGGSSTLQAMFRYPDVYQVGMSVAPVPDQLLYDTIYQERYMGLPAQNPAAYQKASPINVADGLRGRLLVVHGSGDDNVHYQGTERLVNRLVELGRPFDFMAYPNRSHCICEGPGTTHHVYSLLTRYLVEHLPAGGRTRATP; via the coding sequence ATGACCAAAACAACCACCACCGCGCTCCTCCTCGGTTCCCTGGCCGCCCCGCTTGCCGGGCAAGTCCCCGCCCCACTTACCGACCTGGTGCGACGAGTCTTTGCCTCGAACGAGTTCGGGGCTCGCGAGCGGTTCGGACCCGTGGAATGGATCGAGCAGGGAGCCGCCTACCTCGCGGTCGAGCCCTCGGCCACGACCGCCGGAGCCAGTGACCTCGTGCGGTATGAAACCGCCACCGGCGCCCGGACGATCTTCGTTCCGGCAGCCCAACTCATGCCCCGCGGCCGCACCGAGCCGCTCGAGATCGAGGAGTACACCGTCTCGGCCAATGGCCGCCAGGTCCTGGTCTTTACCAACAGCGCCCGAGTCTGGCGGCAGAACACCCGGGGCGACTTCTGGGTGCTCGACCGGCAAACCGGGTCGCTCTCCAAGCTGGGCGGACCGGACGCCCCGGCCTCGAGTCTCATGTACGCCAAGCTCTCCCCCGCGGGCGACCGGGCCGCCTACGTCCGCCAGGGCGACATCTTCGTCGAGCGTCTGGCCGACGGACAGGTGACCAAGCTGACATCCGGCGCGGATTCCCTGCATGTCAACGGGATGACGGATTGGGTCTACGAAGAAGAATTTTCGCTTCGCGACGGATTTCGTTGGTCGCCGGACGGAGCCAAGATCGCCTATTGGCGATTCGACATGACCGGCGTGGGCACCTTCAATCTCTTCAACGCCACGGATTCGCTCTATCCGTTCGTGACCCCGGTGCAGTATCCCAAAGTCGGCACCACCAACTCGGTCGTCACCGTCGGCGTGGTCTCGGCCGAGGGCGGCCGGACCACGTGGATCGAGGTCCCGGACGATCCGCGGCAGAACTACATCCCCCGGATGGAATGGGCCGGGCCGAACGAGGTGGTGATTCAGCGAATGAACCGGCTGCAGAACACCAACCGGGTTTTCCTCGCCAATGCGGCCTCGGGCCGAGTGACCGTGGTGCTCACCGAGCGGGACGACGCCTGGGTCGATGTCGTCGACGAGCTGACCTGGCTGGCCAAAGGGAAGGAATTTCTCTGGGTCAGCGAAGCCGACGGCTGGCGCCATGTCTACCGGGTTGGCCGGACCGGAGCCAACCGGGCCCTGATTACCCGCGGCGACTACGACGTGGTCGGGGTAACGGCGGTCGACGAAGCGTTAGGGTGGCTTTACTTCATCGCCTCACCGGACAATGCCACCCAGCGATATCTCTATCGGACCCGGCTCGACGGGGCGGGAACCGCCGAGCGGATCTCGCCGGCCCATGAGCCGGGAACCCATGGCTACACGGTGGCGCCGAACGCCAAGTGGGCGTTCCATACCTATTCGAGCGCCAACCGCCTGCCCACGATCGACCTGGTCGGGCTGCCGAAGCACACCGTGGTCCGAACGATGGTGAACGACACGGCCCGGCAACGGTCGGTTGCGGCCGTGTTGGCTCGGCCGGTCGAGTTCTTCAAAGCGGACGTCGGAGGCGGGGTGGTGCTCGACGGGTGGATGATCAAGCCGAAAGACTTCGATTCGACCAAGACGTATCCACTCCTGATGTACGTCTATGGCGAACCCGCCGGGCAAACTGCCACCGACCAGTGGCAGGGTGATTCCCGGATTTGGTACCAGGCCATGGCCGATCAGGGCTACGTGATCGCGACGGTCGACAACCGCGGCACCCCGGCGCCCCGGGGCCGCGCCTGGCGGAAAGTGGTCTACCAACAAATCGGGGTCCTGTCGAGCCAGGAGCAGGCCGAGGCGGTGCGGGTCCTGACCCGGACTCGATCGTACCTCGACCCGAGCCGGGTGGCGATCTGGGGCTGGAGCGGCGGCGGGTCCAGTACGTTGCAGGCAATGTTTCGGTATCCAGACGTTTATCAGGTCGGGATGTCGGTGGCCCCGGTTCCGGATCAATTGCTCTACGACACGATCTATCAAGAGCGGTACATGGGGCTGCCAGCCCAGAACCCGGCGGCGTACCAAAAGGCCTCCCCGATCAATGTGGCCGACGGGCTCCGGGGCCGGCTCCTGGTGGTTCACGGCAGCGGCGACGATAACGTCCACTACCAGGGAACCGAGCGGCTGGTCAACCGGTTGGTGGAGTTGGGGCGGCCGTTTGACTTCATGGCGTATCCGAACCGGAGTCACTGCATCTGCGAGGGGCCGGGCACGACCCATCACGTCTACTCGCTGTTGACCCGGTATCTGGTGGAACACTTGCCGGCCGGTGGCCGGACCCGCGCTACGCCCTGA
- a CDS encoding SGNH/GDSL hydrolase family protein: MTATPTQRFERYVAIGDSSTEGLDDPDGRGGFRGWANRLAERVASIQGSLLYANLGVRGLKTRQILDSQLEVALALRPNLATLFSGTNDIVTREFDPGRVAADVETMQTALVQQGATVLTFTLPDLTPVMPLARRLVPRVLALNEALRQASARSGAILVDVAQHPVASDPRLWSDDRLHANAEGHARIAAALGHALRLPGSDERWADPLPAVAPPTWLERAAAEVQWGRRYLVPWMWRHVRGRSSADGRTAKRPALEMVRPADARRP; the protein is encoded by the coding sequence ATGACGGCAACACCCACTCAACGATTCGAACGCTACGTCGCCATCGGCGACAGCTCGACCGAAGGACTCGACGATCCCGACGGCCGGGGCGGGTTCCGCGGATGGGCCAACCGGCTGGCCGAACGCGTGGCGTCAATCCAAGGCTCCCTGCTCTACGCCAATCTCGGAGTGCGGGGTCTCAAGACTCGGCAAATCCTCGACAGCCAACTCGAGGTCGCGCTCGCGCTCCGACCCAACCTCGCGACGCTTTTTTCCGGTACCAACGACATCGTGACGCGAGAGTTCGACCCCGGCCGCGTGGCCGCCGACGTCGAGACTATGCAGACCGCGCTGGTCCAGCAGGGCGCCACCGTCCTCACCTTCACCCTGCCTGATCTCACCCCCGTCATGCCGTTGGCGCGCCGCCTGGTGCCGAGAGTCTTGGCGTTGAACGAGGCCCTCCGGCAGGCCTCGGCACGGAGCGGCGCCATTTTGGTGGACGTGGCCCAACACCCGGTGGCGTCCGACCCGCGGCTCTGGAGCGACGACCGGCTCCACGCCAACGCCGAAGGCCACGCCCGGATCGCGGCGGCCTTGGGGCACGCGTTACGGTTGCCGGGATCGGACGAGCGCTGGGCCGACCCGCTCCCGGCGGTCGCTCCGCCCACGTGGCTTGAGCGGGCGGCTGCCGAAGTCCAGTGGGGGCGCCGCTACCTCGTTCCGTGGATGTGGCGCCATGTCCGCGGCCGATCGTCGGCCGACGGCCGCACCGCCAAACGACCGGCGCTCGAGATGGTTCGCCCGGCCGACGCTCGGCGGCCTTAG
- a CDS encoding alpha/beta fold hydrolase, whose translation MVPRLIALVAGFVATLAAPGPGFAQSAGKRLSVPGGWVTYYERGPSTGTPLIMVSGGPGFGSDYFSFRPWGGFETAHRNVRYDQRGTGTSSPVGAETQVSVAQFVADLEALRVALKADKIDLMGHSWGGYLSMAYATKHADRLAHLILLDAAAPKFSETLFLFTQAFPDRGDFIAQFRRGVETGGATMDSALTSYVSSIFYSPENAAQFLKQLGDSHFSRFQHKQLSKEMGAVDLSTGVRALKVPTLVITGRYDMNVAPQTAFKIHQMIAGSQFAVFEKSSHMPFYEEGAKFGAVLEKFLGR comes from the coding sequence ATGGTACCTCGTCTGATCGCCCTTGTTGCCGGGTTCGTCGCTACCCTCGCTGCCCCAGGTCCCGGGTTCGCCCAATCGGCCGGGAAACGCCTTTCAGTGCCAGGGGGCTGGGTCACCTACTATGAGCGAGGTCCAAGTACCGGAACACCGCTGATCATGGTGAGCGGCGGCCCCGGCTTCGGGAGCGACTATTTCTCATTCCGGCCCTGGGGCGGATTTGAGACGGCGCACCGGAACGTCCGGTACGACCAGCGCGGCACCGGAACCTCATCGCCGGTCGGTGCCGAAACCCAAGTCTCGGTCGCCCAATTCGTCGCCGACCTCGAGGCGCTCCGGGTGGCGCTCAAAGCCGACAAGATCGACCTGATGGGCCACTCCTGGGGCGGCTATCTGTCGATGGCGTACGCCACCAAACACGCCGACCGGCTCGCCCATCTGATCCTCCTCGATGCCGCGGCGCCCAAGTTCTCCGAAACGCTCTTTTTGTTCACCCAGGCGTTTCCGGACCGCGGCGACTTCATCGCGCAGTTCCGACGCGGCGTCGAGACCGGCGGTGCCACGATGGACAGCGCGTTGACCAGTTACGTCTCCAGCATTTTCTACTCGCCCGAGAATGCCGCCCAATTCCTCAAGCAACTCGGCGACAGCCATTTCAGCCGGTTCCAGCACAAGCAACTGTCGAAGGAAATGGGCGCGGTCGACCTCTCGACCGGGGTCCGGGCCCTGAAGGTACCGACCCTGGTCATCACCGGGCGCTACGACATGAACGTGGCCCCGCAGACGGCCTTCAAGATCCACCAGATGATTGCCGGCTCGCAGTTCGCGGTGTTCGAGAAGAGCAGCCACATGCCGTTCTACGAGGAGGGAGCCAAGTTCGGCGCCGTGCTCGAAAAGTTCCTGGGCCGGTAG
- a CDS encoding GntR family transcriptional regulator yields MPTKAPTKTRSDPAPKRPGRGGGAKHIYQHLREEILTMVLEPGFLLDEAEIGRRFHLSRSPAREALIRLSAEGLVKALPNRGAEVASFDVSMLPAYLEALELTYRLTAHLAAIRRTPLSLERILVAHRRYEALSKAGEFLESLEANRDFHMAIAEAAANPYFTIWTRTILEQGQRLLLVAVRHMKQARLLGAHPALVEAIRRGDPKAAEVAARRDARNTINELRAWLAESSTSGVTLP; encoded by the coding sequence TTGCCGACCAAAGCACCGACCAAGACGCGCAGTGACCCCGCTCCGAAGCGACCCGGGCGTGGCGGTGGGGCCAAGCACATCTACCAGCACCTGCGCGAGGAGATCCTCACCATGGTCCTCGAGCCCGGCTTCCTGCTCGACGAGGCCGAGATCGGCCGCCGGTTCCATCTCTCGCGGTCCCCGGCCCGGGAGGCGCTGATTCGCCTGTCGGCGGAGGGACTGGTCAAAGCCCTCCCCAACCGCGGCGCGGAGGTGGCGTCCTTCGACGTCAGCATGCTGCCGGCCTACCTCGAGGCCCTCGAGCTGACCTACCGGCTCACCGCCCACTTGGCGGCCATACGGAGAACCCCGCTATCGTTGGAGCGGATCCTCGTCGCCCACCGGCGCTATGAGGCACTCAGCAAGGCGGGCGAGTTCCTCGAGTCCCTCGAGGCCAATCGCGACTTCCACATGGCCATCGCCGAGGCGGCCGCGAACCCGTACTTCACGATCTGGACTCGAACCATCCTCGAGCAGGGCCAGCGTCTCCTGCTCGTCGCGGTCCGTCACATGAAGCAGGCCCGGCTTCTTGGGGCTCATCCGGCGTTGGTGGAGGCGATCCGCCGAGGCGATCCCAAGGCGGCCGAAGTCGCCGCCCGGCGGGATGCCCGGAACACCATCAACGAGCTCCGGGCCTGGCTCGCGGAGTCCTCGACGTCGGGAGTGACGCTGCCGTAG
- a CDS encoding amidohydrolase family protein produces the protein MFPPRRARTGRAAATTIRGKRTMRFRVVESLVAGALTVACPWFAGSSLQAQERAVDRRRSLDPNMPVSDDPRRVPVAPGPTGPEGTIVLVGGRVFDGTGTPARPATIVIERNRIAAIREAGAGGVPPGARTIDASGMTILPGLIDLHVHLSYSAKAGEEPWHLASDPVEATLRGVERARYFIESGITSVRDVGSHGLVPFRLKQWIRQRRLPGPRVFPAGMLLTGTGGHGAEGLRPGSSLWLYVKEVSGPEEWRDAVRENFKAGADVIKIASHFSREEVKAAADEAHALGLRVICDCETFYIDWAIDAGVDIIEHPLPRSDDAIRKMAERGVFAVPTVTAYDFVFDENGGYFGSSSRRFGFSPARNVEMIRRLKRAGIKSGIGTDVVGGNYRYVLPAYIRELKHFVEAGYTVAEALVAGTKTSAEVLDMDDKLGTLEVGKLADLLVVRGQPDRNLDDLANVNLVIRDGEVVVENGKVAIPRHPALPIPLPVRSPR, from the coding sequence ATGTTTCCCCCGCGCCGGGCCCGAACGGGCCGAGCCGCCGCCACCACCATTCGGGGGAAGAGGACCATGCGATTCCGCGTTGTCGAGAGTCTCGTTGCCGGGGCGCTGACCGTCGCGTGCCCCTGGTTTGCCGGGTCATCGCTACAGGCCCAGGAACGGGCGGTGGACCGCCGCCGATCGCTGGACCCAAACATGCCGGTCTCCGACGATCCCCGGCGAGTGCCGGTGGCGCCGGGGCCGACCGGTCCGGAGGGCACGATCGTGCTCGTCGGCGGCCGGGTCTTCGATGGAACGGGAACGCCGGCTCGTCCGGCCACGATCGTGATCGAGCGGAATCGGATCGCGGCGATCCGCGAGGCCGGCGCCGGCGGGGTGCCACCTGGGGCCCGAACGATCGACGCGAGCGGGATGACGATCCTCCCGGGCCTGATCGACCTCCATGTCCATCTCAGCTACTCCGCCAAGGCGGGCGAGGAGCCGTGGCACTTGGCGTCCGATCCAGTCGAAGCGACGCTCCGCGGCGTCGAACGGGCGCGATACTTCATCGAGAGCGGCATTACCAGTGTGCGGGACGTGGGATCCCACGGCTTAGTCCCGTTCCGGCTCAAGCAATGGATCCGCCAGCGCCGGCTTCCGGGCCCCCGGGTCTTCCCCGCGGGGATGCTCCTGACCGGCACCGGCGGACATGGTGCCGAGGGGCTCCGGCCCGGCTCCAGCCTCTGGCTCTACGTCAAGGAGGTCTCGGGTCCCGAGGAGTGGCGCGACGCCGTGCGGGAGAACTTCAAGGCCGGCGCCGACGTGATCAAGATCGCCAGCCACTTCAGCCGCGAGGAGGTGAAGGCCGCCGCCGACGAGGCGCATGCGCTCGGGCTCAGGGTGATTTGTGATTGCGAGACTTTCTACATCGACTGGGCGATCGACGCCGGTGTCGACATCATCGAGCATCCCTTGCCGCGGTCCGACGATGCGATCCGCAAGATGGCGGAGCGCGGGGTGTTCGCCGTGCCGACGGTCACGGCCTACGACTTCGTCTTTGACGAGAACGGCGGGTACTTCGGCTCGAGTTCGAGGCGGTTCGGGTTTTCGCCAGCCCGCAACGTCGAGATGATTCGACGGCTCAAGCGGGCCGGGATCAAGAGTGGGATTGGCACCGATGTTGTCGGGGGGAACTATCGCTATGTGCTGCCGGCCTACATCAGAGAGCTCAAGCACTTCGTCGAAGCCGGGTACACCGTCGCCGAGGCCCTGGTGGCCGGCACCAAGACCAGCGCCGAGGTCCTCGACATGGACGACAAGCTCGGCACGCTCGAGGTCGGGAAGCTCGCCGATCTGCTGGTAGTGCGGGGCCAGCCCGATCGGAACCTCGACGACTTGGCCAACGTGAACCTGGTGATCCGGGACGGCGAGGTCGTCGTCGAGAACGGAAAGGTCGCGATCCCCAGGCACCCGGCGCTGCCGATTCCGCTGCCGGTCCGATCACCCCGATAG